In a single window of the Callithrix jacchus isolate 240 chromosome 1, calJac240_pri, whole genome shotgun sequence genome:
- the SMTN gene encoding smoothelin isoform X8 has product MNDVEELTALLRSAGEYEERKLIRAAIRRVRAQEIEAATLAGRLYSGRPNGGSREDSKGQVAHRLEQCEVSEQVEQEQQAEVSKPTPTPEGTSQDVTTVTLLLRAPPGSTSRSPASPYSSPTPASPEPPLEPAEAQCPTAEVPGSPEPPASPPKTTSPEPQESPTLPSTEGQVANKLLSGHKETPAAQSPPRGPSDTKRADLARPRPCQRSLSVLSPRQPAQNRESTPLASGPSSFQRAGSVRDRVHKFTSDSPMAARLQDGTPRAALGPLTPKRLLGPSLISTTPASSSSGSSSRGPSDTSSRFSKEHRGVAQPPAQLQSCPQEEGPRGRGLAARPLENGAGGPVARSEEPGAPLPVAVGTAEPGGSMKTTFTIEIKDGRGQASTGNQRAELTLGLRAPPTLLSTSSGGKSTITRVNSPGTLTRLGSVTHVTSFSHASPGSRGGCSFKMEREPAEPPSAAVETANGAEQTQVDKAPEGRTPLSAEELMTIEDEGVLDKMLDQSTDFEERKLIRAALRELRQRKRDQRDKERERRLQEARARPGEGRSNTATETTTRHSQRAADGSAVSTVTKTERLVHSNDGTRTARTTTVESSFVRRSENGSGSTMVQTKTFSSSSSSKKMGSIFDREDQASPRAGSLAALEKRQAEKKKELMKAQSLPKTSASQARKAMIEKLEKEGAACSPGGPRTAVQRSTSFGVPNANSIKQMLLDWCRAKTRGYEHVDIQNFSSSWSDGMAFCALVHNFFPEAFDYGQLSPQNRRQNFEVAFSSAEMLVDCVPLVEVEDMMIMGKKPDPKCVFTYVQSLYNHLRRHELRLRGKNV; this is encoded by the exons ATGAACGATGTGGAGGAGTTGACTGCGCTG TTGCGAAGCGCCGGTGAGTATGAGGAGCGCAAGCTGATCCGAGCTGCCATCCGCCGCGTCCGGGCTCAGGAGATTGAGG CGGCCACCTTGGCTGGGAGGTTGTACAGCGGGCGTCCCAACGGTGGCTCCAGAGAGGACAGCAAGGGGCAAGTGGCACACAGGCTGGAACAGTGTGAG GTGTCAGAGCAAGTGGAACAAGAGCAGCAGGCAGAGGTCTCAAAGCCAACCCCCACCCCTGAAGGCACCAGCCAGGATGTGACCACAGTGACACTCCTGCTGCGGGCCCCTCCTGGGAGCACCTCCCGCTCACCTGCCTCACCCTACAGTTCACCCACCCCTGCCTCTCCCGAGCCTCCATTGGAGCCTGCTGAGGCCCAGTGCCCTACAGCCGAGGTTCCAGGCAGCCCAGAGCCACCCGCCAGCCCACCCAAGACCACCAGCCCTGAGCCTCAGGAGTCTCCAACGCTCCCCAGCACTGAGGGCCAGGTGGCCAACAAG CTCCTGTCAGGCCACAAAGAGACCCCTGCTGCCCAGAGTCCCCCCAGAGGCCCCTCTGACACCAAGAGAGCAG ACCTGGCTAGACCCCGACCCTGCCAACGCTCCCTGTCGGTGCTCAGCCCCCGCCAGCCAGCCCAGAACCGAG AGTCCACCCCCCTTGCCAGCGGACCTTCCTCGTTCCAGCGGGCTGGCTCTGTGCGGGACCGTGTACACAAGTTCACATCTGATTCTCCTATGGCTGCTAGGCTCCAGGATGGCACACCCCGGGCTGCCCTAGGTCCCCTGACCCCCAAAAGGCTCCTGGGCCCCTCCCTCATCAGCAccacccctgcctcctcctccagtgGCTCCTCCTCTCGGGGCCCCAGTGACACCTCCTCCCGGTTCAGTAAGGAGCACCGTGGAGTAGCCCAGCCCCCGGCCCAGCTTCAAAGCTGCCCCCAGGAGGAGGGCCCCAGGGGGCGGGGCTTGGCTGCCAGGCCCCTTGAAAACGGAGCAGGGGGGCCTGTGGCACGTTCAGAGGAGCCTGGTGCCCCGCTGCCCGTGGCTGTCGGCACTGCCGAGCCAGGGGGCAGTATGAAGACCACATTCACCATCGAGATCAAGGACGGCCGTGGCCAGGCCTCCACAGGCAACCAGAGGGCAG AACTGACGCTGGGGCTGCGGGCGCCCCCGACCCTCCTCAGCACCAGTAGTGGGGGCAAGAGCACCATCACCCGTGTCAACAGTCCTGGGACCCTGACTCGGCTGGGCAGTGTCACTCATGTCACCAGCTTCAGCCATGCCTCCCCCGGTAGCCGAGGAGGTTGCAGCTTCAAG ATGGAACGAGAGCCAGCAGAGCCTCCCTCTGCAGCAGTGGAAACAGCCAATGGGGCTGAGCAGACCCAAGTGGACAAAGCACCAGAAGGGCGAACCCCCCTGAGTGCTGAGGAGCTGATGACTATTGAGGATGAAGGAGTCTTGGACAAGATG CTGGATCAGAGCACAGACTTTGAAGAGCGGAAGCTCATCCGGGCTGCACTTCGTGAGCTCCGACAAAGGAAGAGAG ACCAGCGGGACAAGGAGCGGGAACGGCGGCTGCAGGAGGCACGGGCCCGGCCAGGGGAGGGTCGCAGCAACACAGCCACTGAAACCACCACAAGGCACAGCCAGCGGGCGGCTGACGGCTCTGCTGTCAGCACTGTTACCAAGACTGAGCGGCTCGTCCACTCCA ATGATGGCACACGGACGGCCCGCACCACCACAGTGGAGTCGAGTTTCGTGAGGCGCTCGGAGA ATGGCAGTGGCAGCACCATGGTGCAAACCAAgaccttctcctcttcctcctcatccaaGAAGATGGGCAG CATCTTTGACCGTGAGGACCAGGCCAGCCCGCGGGCAGGCAGCCTGGCAGCCCTCGAGAAACGCCAGgctgagaagaagaaagagctCATGAAGGCGCAGAGTCTGCCCaagacctcagcctcccaggcgcGCAAGGCCATGATTGAGAAGCTGGAGAAGGAGGGCGCGGCCTG CAGCCCTGGCGGACCCCGCACAGCCGTGCAGCGATCCACCAGCTTCGGGGTCCCCAACGCCAACAGCATCAAGCAGATGTTGCTGGACTGGTGCCGAGCCAAGACGCGAGGCTACGAG CATGTGGACATCCAGAACTTCTCCTCCAGCTGGAGTGACGGGATGGCCTTCTGTGCCCTGGTGCACAACTTCTTCCCTGAGGCCTTCGACTATGGGCAGCTTAGCCCTCAGAACCGACGCCAGAACTTCGAGGTGGCCTTCTCATCTGCGGA GATGCTGGTGGACTGCGTGCCCCTCGTGGAGGTGGAGGACATGATGATCATGGGCAAAAAGCCCGACCCCAAGTGTGTCTTCACCTATGTGCAGTCGCTCTACAACCACCTGCGGCGCCACGAACTGCGCCTGCGCGGCAAGAATGTCTAG
- the SMTN gene encoding smoothelin isoform X10, with the protein MNDVEELTALLRSAGEYEERKLIRAAIRRVRAQEIEAATLAGRLYSGRPNGGSREDSKGQVAHRLEQCEVSEQVEQEQQAEVSKPTPTPEGTSQDVTTVTLLLRAPPGSTSRSPASPYSSPTPASPEPPLEPAEAQCPTAEVPGSPEPPASPPKTTSPEPQESPTLPSTEGQVANKLLSGHKETPAAQSPPRGPSDTKRADLARPRPCQRSLSVLSPRQPAQNRESTPLASGPSSFQRAGSVRDRVHKFTSDSPMAARLQDGTPRAALGPLTPKRLLGPSLISTTPASSSSGSSSRGPSDTSSRFSKEHRGVAQPPAQLQSCPQEEGPRGRGLAARPLENGAGGPVARSEEPGAPLPVAVGTAEPGGSMKTTFTIEIKDGRGQASTGNQRAELTLGLRAPPTLLSTSSGGKSTITRVNSPGTLTRLGSVTHVTSFSHASPGSRGGCSFKMEREPAEPPSAAVETANGAEQTQVDKAPEGRTPLSAEELMTIEDEGVLDKMLDQSTDFEERKLIRAALRELRQRKRDQRDKERERRLQEARARPGEGRSNTATETTTRHSQRAADGSAVSTVTKTERLVHSNDGTRTARTTTVESSFVRRSENGSGSTMVQTKTFSSSSSSKKMGSIFDREDQASPRAGSLAALEKRQAEKKKELMKAQSLPKTSASQARKAMIEKLEKEGAACPGGPRTAVQRSTSFGVPNANSIKQMLLDWCRAKTRGYEHVDIQNFSSSWSDGMAFCALVHNFFPEAFDYGQLSPQNRRQNFEVAFSSAETHADCPQLLDTEDMVRLREPDWKCVYTYIQEFYRCLVQKGLVKTKKS; encoded by the exons ATGAACGATGTGGAGGAGTTGACTGCGCTG TTGCGAAGCGCCGGTGAGTATGAGGAGCGCAAGCTGATCCGAGCTGCCATCCGCCGCGTCCGGGCTCAGGAGATTGAGG CGGCCACCTTGGCTGGGAGGTTGTACAGCGGGCGTCCCAACGGTGGCTCCAGAGAGGACAGCAAGGGGCAAGTGGCACACAGGCTGGAACAGTGTGAG GTGTCAGAGCAAGTGGAACAAGAGCAGCAGGCAGAGGTCTCAAAGCCAACCCCCACCCCTGAAGGCACCAGCCAGGATGTGACCACAGTGACACTCCTGCTGCGGGCCCCTCCTGGGAGCACCTCCCGCTCACCTGCCTCACCCTACAGTTCACCCACCCCTGCCTCTCCCGAGCCTCCATTGGAGCCTGCTGAGGCCCAGTGCCCTACAGCCGAGGTTCCAGGCAGCCCAGAGCCACCCGCCAGCCCACCCAAGACCACCAGCCCTGAGCCTCAGGAGTCTCCAACGCTCCCCAGCACTGAGGGCCAGGTGGCCAACAAG CTCCTGTCAGGCCACAAAGAGACCCCTGCTGCCCAGAGTCCCCCCAGAGGCCCCTCTGACACCAAGAGAGCAG ACCTGGCTAGACCCCGACCCTGCCAACGCTCCCTGTCGGTGCTCAGCCCCCGCCAGCCAGCCCAGAACCGAG AGTCCACCCCCCTTGCCAGCGGACCTTCCTCGTTCCAGCGGGCTGGCTCTGTGCGGGACCGTGTACACAAGTTCACATCTGATTCTCCTATGGCTGCTAGGCTCCAGGATGGCACACCCCGGGCTGCCCTAGGTCCCCTGACCCCCAAAAGGCTCCTGGGCCCCTCCCTCATCAGCAccacccctgcctcctcctccagtgGCTCCTCCTCTCGGGGCCCCAGTGACACCTCCTCCCGGTTCAGTAAGGAGCACCGTGGAGTAGCCCAGCCCCCGGCCCAGCTTCAAAGCTGCCCCCAGGAGGAGGGCCCCAGGGGGCGGGGCTTGGCTGCCAGGCCCCTTGAAAACGGAGCAGGGGGGCCTGTGGCACGTTCAGAGGAGCCTGGTGCCCCGCTGCCCGTGGCTGTCGGCACTGCCGAGCCAGGGGGCAGTATGAAGACCACATTCACCATCGAGATCAAGGACGGCCGTGGCCAGGCCTCCACAGGCAACCAGAGGGCAG AACTGACGCTGGGGCTGCGGGCGCCCCCGACCCTCCTCAGCACCAGTAGTGGGGGCAAGAGCACCATCACCCGTGTCAACAGTCCTGGGACCCTGACTCGGCTGGGCAGTGTCACTCATGTCACCAGCTTCAGCCATGCCTCCCCCGGTAGCCGAGGAGGTTGCAGCTTCAAG ATGGAACGAGAGCCAGCAGAGCCTCCCTCTGCAGCAGTGGAAACAGCCAATGGGGCTGAGCAGACCCAAGTGGACAAAGCACCAGAAGGGCGAACCCCCCTGAGTGCTGAGGAGCTGATGACTATTGAGGATGAAGGAGTCTTGGACAAGATG CTGGATCAGAGCACAGACTTTGAAGAGCGGAAGCTCATCCGGGCTGCACTTCGTGAGCTCCGACAAAGGAAGAGAG ACCAGCGGGACAAGGAGCGGGAACGGCGGCTGCAGGAGGCACGGGCCCGGCCAGGGGAGGGTCGCAGCAACACAGCCACTGAAACCACCACAAGGCACAGCCAGCGGGCGGCTGACGGCTCTGCTGTCAGCACTGTTACCAAGACTGAGCGGCTCGTCCACTCCA ATGATGGCACACGGACGGCCCGCACCACCACAGTGGAGTCGAGTTTCGTGAGGCGCTCGGAGA ATGGCAGTGGCAGCACCATGGTGCAAACCAAgaccttctcctcttcctcctcatccaaGAAGATGGGCAG CATCTTTGACCGTGAGGACCAGGCCAGCCCGCGGGCAGGCAGCCTGGCAGCCCTCGAGAAACGCCAGgctgagaagaagaaagagctCATGAAGGCGCAGAGTCTGCCCaagacctcagcctcccaggcgcGCAAGGCCATGATTGAGAAGCTGGAGAAGGAGGGCGCGGCCTG CCCTGGCGGACCCCGCACAGCCGTGCAGCGATCCACCAGCTTCGGGGTCCCCAACGCCAACAGCATCAAGCAGATGTTGCTGGACTGGTGCCGAGCCAAGACGCGAGGCTACGAG CATGTGGACATCCAGAACTTCTCCTCCAGCTGGAGTGACGGGATGGCCTTCTGTGCCCTGGTGCACAACTTCTTCCCTGAGGCCTTCGACTATGGGCAGCTTAGCCCTCAGAACCGACGCCAGAACTTCGAGGTGGCCTTCTCATCTGCGGA GACCCATGCGGACTGCCCCCAGCTCCTGGATACAGAGGACATGGTGCGGCTTCGAGAGCCTGACTGGAAGTGCGTGTACACGTACATCCAGGAGTTCTACCGCTGTCTGGTCCAGAAGGGGCTGGTAAAAACCAAAAAGTCCTAA
- the SMTN gene encoding smoothelin isoform X9: MNDVEELTALLRSAGEYEERKLIRAAIRRVRAQEIEAATLAGRLYSGRPNGGSREDSKGQVAHRLEQCEVSEQVEQEQQAEVSKPTPTPEGTSQDVTTVTLLLRAPPGSTSRSPASPYSSPTPASPEPPLEPAEAQCPTAEVPGSPEPPASPPKTTSPEPQESPTLPSTEGQVANKLLSGHKETPAAQSPPRGPSDTKRADLARPRPCQRSLSVLSPRQPAQNRESTPLASGPSSFQRAGSVRDRVHKFTSDSPMAARLQDGTPRAALGPLTPKRLLGPSLISTTPASSSSGSSSRGPSDTSSRFSKEHRGVAQPPAQLQSCPQEEGPRGRGLAARPLENGAGGPVARSEEPGAPLPVAVGTAEPGGSMKTTFTIEIKDGRGQASTGNQRAELTLGLRAPPTLLSTSSGGKSTITRVNSPGTLTRLGSVTHVTSFSHASPGSRGGCSFKMEREPAEPPSAAVETANGAEQTQVDKAPEGRTPLSAEELMTIEDEGVLDKMLDQSTDFEERKLIRAALRELRQRKRDQRDKERERRLQEARARPGEGRSNTATETTTRHSQRAADGSAVSTVTKTERLVHSNDGTRTARTTTVESSFVRRSENGSGSTMVQTKTFSSSSSSKKMGSIFDREDQASPRAGSLAALEKRQAEKKKELMKAQSLPKTSASQARKAMIEKLEKEGAACSPGGPRTAVQRSTSFGVPNANSIKQMLLDWCRAKTRGYEHVDIQNFSSSWSDGMAFCALVHNFFPEAFDYGQLSPQNRRQNFEVAFSSAETHADCPQLLDTEDMVRLREPDWKCVYTYIQEFYRCLVQKGLVKTKKS, encoded by the exons ATGAACGATGTGGAGGAGTTGACTGCGCTG TTGCGAAGCGCCGGTGAGTATGAGGAGCGCAAGCTGATCCGAGCTGCCATCCGCCGCGTCCGGGCTCAGGAGATTGAGG CGGCCACCTTGGCTGGGAGGTTGTACAGCGGGCGTCCCAACGGTGGCTCCAGAGAGGACAGCAAGGGGCAAGTGGCACACAGGCTGGAACAGTGTGAG GTGTCAGAGCAAGTGGAACAAGAGCAGCAGGCAGAGGTCTCAAAGCCAACCCCCACCCCTGAAGGCACCAGCCAGGATGTGACCACAGTGACACTCCTGCTGCGGGCCCCTCCTGGGAGCACCTCCCGCTCACCTGCCTCACCCTACAGTTCACCCACCCCTGCCTCTCCCGAGCCTCCATTGGAGCCTGCTGAGGCCCAGTGCCCTACAGCCGAGGTTCCAGGCAGCCCAGAGCCACCCGCCAGCCCACCCAAGACCACCAGCCCTGAGCCTCAGGAGTCTCCAACGCTCCCCAGCACTGAGGGCCAGGTGGCCAACAAG CTCCTGTCAGGCCACAAAGAGACCCCTGCTGCCCAGAGTCCCCCCAGAGGCCCCTCTGACACCAAGAGAGCAG ACCTGGCTAGACCCCGACCCTGCCAACGCTCCCTGTCGGTGCTCAGCCCCCGCCAGCCAGCCCAGAACCGAG AGTCCACCCCCCTTGCCAGCGGACCTTCCTCGTTCCAGCGGGCTGGCTCTGTGCGGGACCGTGTACACAAGTTCACATCTGATTCTCCTATGGCTGCTAGGCTCCAGGATGGCACACCCCGGGCTGCCCTAGGTCCCCTGACCCCCAAAAGGCTCCTGGGCCCCTCCCTCATCAGCAccacccctgcctcctcctccagtgGCTCCTCCTCTCGGGGCCCCAGTGACACCTCCTCCCGGTTCAGTAAGGAGCACCGTGGAGTAGCCCAGCCCCCGGCCCAGCTTCAAAGCTGCCCCCAGGAGGAGGGCCCCAGGGGGCGGGGCTTGGCTGCCAGGCCCCTTGAAAACGGAGCAGGGGGGCCTGTGGCACGTTCAGAGGAGCCTGGTGCCCCGCTGCCCGTGGCTGTCGGCACTGCCGAGCCAGGGGGCAGTATGAAGACCACATTCACCATCGAGATCAAGGACGGCCGTGGCCAGGCCTCCACAGGCAACCAGAGGGCAG AACTGACGCTGGGGCTGCGGGCGCCCCCGACCCTCCTCAGCACCAGTAGTGGGGGCAAGAGCACCATCACCCGTGTCAACAGTCCTGGGACCCTGACTCGGCTGGGCAGTGTCACTCATGTCACCAGCTTCAGCCATGCCTCCCCCGGTAGCCGAGGAGGTTGCAGCTTCAAG ATGGAACGAGAGCCAGCAGAGCCTCCCTCTGCAGCAGTGGAAACAGCCAATGGGGCTGAGCAGACCCAAGTGGACAAAGCACCAGAAGGGCGAACCCCCCTGAGTGCTGAGGAGCTGATGACTATTGAGGATGAAGGAGTCTTGGACAAGATG CTGGATCAGAGCACAGACTTTGAAGAGCGGAAGCTCATCCGGGCTGCACTTCGTGAGCTCCGACAAAGGAAGAGAG ACCAGCGGGACAAGGAGCGGGAACGGCGGCTGCAGGAGGCACGGGCCCGGCCAGGGGAGGGTCGCAGCAACACAGCCACTGAAACCACCACAAGGCACAGCCAGCGGGCGGCTGACGGCTCTGCTGTCAGCACTGTTACCAAGACTGAGCGGCTCGTCCACTCCA ATGATGGCACACGGACGGCCCGCACCACCACAGTGGAGTCGAGTTTCGTGAGGCGCTCGGAGA ATGGCAGTGGCAGCACCATGGTGCAAACCAAgaccttctcctcttcctcctcatccaaGAAGATGGGCAG CATCTTTGACCGTGAGGACCAGGCCAGCCCGCGGGCAGGCAGCCTGGCAGCCCTCGAGAAACGCCAGgctgagaagaagaaagagctCATGAAGGCGCAGAGTCTGCCCaagacctcagcctcccaggcgcGCAAGGCCATGATTGAGAAGCTGGAGAAGGAGGGCGCGGCCTG CAGCCCTGGCGGACCCCGCACAGCCGTGCAGCGATCCACCAGCTTCGGGGTCCCCAACGCCAACAGCATCAAGCAGATGTTGCTGGACTGGTGCCGAGCCAAGACGCGAGGCTACGAG CATGTGGACATCCAGAACTTCTCCTCCAGCTGGAGTGACGGGATGGCCTTCTGTGCCCTGGTGCACAACTTCTTCCCTGAGGCCTTCGACTATGGGCAGCTTAGCCCTCAGAACCGACGCCAGAACTTCGAGGTGGCCTTCTCATCTGCGGA GACCCATGCGGACTGCCCCCAGCTCCTGGATACAGAGGACATGGTGCGGCTTCGAGAGCCTGACTGGAAGTGCGTGTACACGTACATCCAGGAGTTCTACCGCTGTCTGGTCCAGAAGGGGCTGGTAAAAACCAAAAAGTCCTAA